Proteins from one Mercurialis annua linkage group LG7, ddMerAnnu1.2, whole genome shotgun sequence genomic window:
- the LOC126656647 gene encoding fasciclin-like arabinogalactan protein 7: MKLFGIFMFSSILSFLLISPAYVKAASPPAPILPPSPAPAPAPISPYVNLTDLLSVAGPFSTFLGYLESTKVIDTFQNQANNTDEGITIFVPKDRAFSSLKKPSLSNLTQDQLKQLVLFHALPHYYSLAEFKNLSQLSPVSTFAGAGEYALNFTDMSGTVLLDSGWTRTKVSSSVHSTDPVAIYQVDKVLLPEAIFGTDIPPMPAPAPAPVNSPDADSPSADVAADKGHSPGASPRNSSYRINNMGMWSQLVLAVSGVLFLFL, encoded by the coding sequence ATGAAGCTTTTTGGGATTTTCATGTTCAGTAGTATACTATCATTTCTGTTGATTTCACCAGCATATGTTAAAGCTGCTAGTCCACCAGCACCAATCCTACCACCATCTCCAGCTCCAGCACCAGCACCCATATCACCTTATGTAAATCTCACTGATTTACTTTCTGTTGCTGGCCCATTCAGCACTTTCCTTGGCTACCTCGAATCGACCAAAGTCATCGACACCTTCCAAAACCAAGCCAACAACACGGATGAAGGCATTACGATCTTCGTACCAAAAGACCGTGCCTTTTCGTCTCTTAAGAAGCCGTCTTTATCAAACCTGACTCAAGATCAGCTCAAGCAACTCGTGCTTTTTCACGCCTTGCCGCATTATTATTCTCTTGCTGAATTCAAGAATCTCAGTCAATTAAGCCCTGTTAGTACCTTTGCCGGTGCGGGCGAATACGCTTTGAATTTTACCGATATGTCCGGCACGGTCCTCCTCGACTCAGGATGGACTCGGACTAAAGTTAGCAGTAGTGTGCATTCAACTGACCCTGTCGCAATTTATCAAGTCGATAAAGTTCTTTTACCGGAGGCGATTTTCGGTACTGATATTCCTCCAATGCCTGCACCAGCGCCAGCTCCTGTAAATAGCCCCGACGCAGATTCTCCGTCGGCTGACGTGGCTGCAGATAAAGGGCATTCTCCAGGAGCTTCACCTCGAAATTCTTCTTACAGAATCAACAATATGGGTATGTGGAGTCAATTGGTTCTTGCAGTTTCAGGTGTTCTGTTCTTGTTCTTGTAA